Part of the Hemicordylus capensis ecotype Gifberg chromosome 7, rHemCap1.1.pri, whole genome shotgun sequence genome, agcacccagccccaaataggttcaatgtttggtgggagcgggtgagacccccaggggttggatttgggtccaggtggagacatttaggaagtgagactgtcctggcccctttgagctgaccttgtagggcaggaagggagtggcccagcccatcttcactgcgtcttcatggagcagcagccccccatcggtgggtcagagccccatcagccccctccctcctctagtgcctcatccagcaaggaagtgcagagtggagccacctgcacagaggaagggaaggacctcctggcctctccgagatccctgcagcttcccccttcagaggggcaggatggccatattagggagtgaagaaaacaacattggtccttcttgggtaaaagaaatgaaatgttgaggagggggatggagggaggactgaaagggctatttctgcccagggggagtcgcaggttctgtggaggatgggaactgccccctcttgatgtggcctggctcctctgctctgagcaaaagcttgaccagcttagcccaaagagatgggaaatgcatcaccagcttgatatctgcatgccagccttctgctgaagtcatAGGAGCAGtattagtgagagagttggcaaccctgcctcctggtgccccatgcccaccactgggccctgggagttcagctaactgagccaagatacacctttcaaagtgttgatactctcatatttagcagggggagagcaacttgtcccctccatccccagcacagcatctctccggtggtgttgctggcatctgcttgatgtttctttttggacggagagccctttggagacaggggaccatcttattcaggtcttcttgatttatttctctgtgtaaaccactttgagtactttggttggagagtggaatATACATCTCTGTAGTAGCCAACGGACTTgtttagattcaaaaagtggccgttgctgagctgCATCCCAGGGCTTGGTATGTTGACCTggtcgccatggcgctggggttcagatggatcctgatggggctggaggttccgctgctgccctgggagccccTGAACTCGACTGGTGGcaggagggcgttgcggtctcccctgcggctcacgccaaatctggtccatttggggccatgtgggagcgctgaacatggcctccggcaaggggtttagagggagggttcaccaccctgccccaaagaggtccaatgtgggggtggggggagagaccaccaaagttctcaaagcggtttgatgagacaTCTAggatgggagtccccactggctgcttaggaatgaccccggtgggtgtgaagtggcccagcccatcctcactccagctctccttggcaggacatgggagaaggatgccccttactccgcggcgtgggcagccttgatggggctactcctgtggctcctctcaggtacgtcctcctgttcctcctgggttatctgggcccattcttgactaatggcaccttggatttgggaccctctcaagaaacatgacccctgccagggtttcattgttggagatccagctccagatgccatcggcctttgccaccagtaaccctgacgaccacgacaggtctctctctgaccaacacgtagccaggagtcagatagaggtcttttcctctcagcatctacttctgaataaagcagattagtttaaccttgtgtgaatctccctgcttatcgtggacaagctgttgcccctgagaccctgttgacttctgctgtaatgggagtgaaatagctgctgaatactctgccatagaagtcatgacccccaacattcaTAAGCCCAACCCCCAAGGGGTCCCtgtttgcaaggggcacccagtctatgttctgactattggaatgtgggaaagacaTCAGAGAATGACAGCAaaggcaggcaaagggagttccaaaggagaagagccaaTCAGTCTGAGCTACCTGGGTTTTGGGGGAGGATCCAGGgattcaggcacaggaggcaggggagggttcTCGTTCACAAtttgctctctagggtttcaaatgaggatgggtggggtggggggatcggtcccctagtctgctctctgaggactgaggggctgtggggctccatgggctggtgggcctggcccaccatttctcaatgcctggcccaccatttctcaatgcccagagcgtgaggctggagccagggtgtggctggctgctccttcagggctggatccgctggtgcctccttgagtggttgcagggcaaagggagcagttgagatggggagtgatggaagcccctctgggggccaGAGGAGTGGgttgtggcagcccctcggaacaggtgatgctgagtcagaccattgctctactctgaccagtagccgctctccaaaccccaaccaagggagctgagctgttttagaggttttaaaagtaggcagtatatacatatatatataaatccaatgaatgaatgaatgaatgaatgaatgaatcaggaaagaaagaaagaaagaaaaaaagaaagaaagaaagaaagaaagaaagaaagaaagaaagaaagaaagaaagaaagaaagaaagaaagaaagaaagccagccctttatgttgtggagagctgggagggtatataaataaaataaaataaaataaaataaaataaaataaaataaaataaaataaaataaaataaaataaagaaagtaagtaacccttatgttgcagggagcttggagggttcttgccttcaccccagcccactgctggaaactggctactccgggttccttcgacacactctctcactcacttgtgtcttttgtccttttcccctctcagtgacttccagccacaggagatatatgaagagcgctccgtggccaaaacgagcaaatggtcactggtaagggataaaaacccagtctgtacatggcagggctgggagggggtgggagagaccccatttcaagcttgaagaagggcgtgtggtagagatccagtcttagcaggttgaagggatgctttgagaacttgtccgGAAAAGCCATATGCATCGatctttgcagtggtagtagcagtgacttgggtgggtgggatgagtgacaatccgggctcaactacaagtgactcatgCAAAGGTgggagaccctcgctatggaggaagcatcatgggaactttagggatgggaagtgctgagagggaagaggggtgtgtctacctatcttccaacctcgcttcttcattccgctctcctgccccaaatctctccctcccccagggttctagactttgattttgttctggactaccaagcagaaaacacgtccaggaagggagcagtctggaggggaactagagtgggaaagtcttctttggggtagatggtgcactctttcccccctgccacttcttggctccacatggccccctttctggtgtcattgaaaagggcctcaaaacacgggtctgcagcatcaagtggccaatagctctgcccagcaaagagaagaacttagctaggctttccttaattaaaggcaccatgaaagaaaccacagtgtcccatgtagcaggaggcctgactcttcttcgggatcctgccactccaaatgttgtgtaatagccatgatctcacccgactgcccaggaatgggcggaaagctggtttctgaggttcagtagattcttgggtttggttcctctctgagcccagttacacgttggtagacacggttttgaggtgctaaggagccacctcctgctttaagctcctctgttaagaaggacctcttgaaggagggttgacgtttggaccccagatgccctggaaaggtcaagtgggcaccagagcacccattcctctctccattctcatccacagaagtcattctcggacggctccaggattcagacggtcaacactgggaacgagatcctggaagaagcacatgccatcagttccccgaggaggtagagtttcttcttgaacttttgtgtagggaaggttttctgtccccctggcagcctggatctgggatggatccagtgccgctgactggcaagaggtgcagggcagacaaaaacaacgtcttcatacattgtgtagaagcattcactcttccaagaatggtggtggtgatgtccgttagctttaagggcacagaggatagcttcctggaggcctgccggatggctgtcccctattggaagcagagtgctgggccagatgcatctttggtctgatccagcaaggctcctccgaggtactcatgccattgtatttcttcctgcagtgtcttcacggttgaggaggatggatggtttctgcagaccgtggacaccgaatggtcttgtgaggtaaggaaacgattccagtcgcttttgtggatgggctggttgaggagtgaggggagattgcatctccaccgtcaggagacgggggggggggtcagatccagaaaggggaggaaatccagctgctgcatgttggccagaggagtacagtgggaacgtcgtggctagggaaggattctgcaaccctctgcctctccttccaatggccacctttctgggtttgtgtgctttggatttgaggcgtcaaacggctcccaagaccctgagatgggtcaggagaggagagggtcttcctggcagagatcttccaggtctcttgactgaagaggcatttctgtagagacaatcatggtcccctcaggtaaaaacagcccacagcaggacggatggccctcactccggactcaggggcccatcTTGTCTCTCCCCTTGGAAAGGCTGTGCTAACCCTGTttcctggggagaggagagaagagaagaggacatgaaggggtgggatcaagaagactctctgggccaaactattgatgccagtgggtcccgttcctctttgtttccattccccatgaaaggaatgcagaagaaatgacaacaagcagttagcattccattctggagctcccatgcagtgatgtttctgttaatggctggtttttgggagggaaagaaagagatttcacagacctacctgtcatgctgtctttggactagagctccagagtgcggccagctgattctgatggcccttttgaaggatggtggccattttgctgaccacagtagatcatctcacaatggaggttcattgttggacataggatgaaaccaaatggccacaagcatgtggtggctgtgccctggcactcccaaccagttagaattagaacacatggttgctttttaataaggtttttttgtctttaaaaaaatcaaaataatttaaagaaataaaaatgaactcaaagaaaatgtcagggggaaaactccctacgaatcctaggccctaggaagatcagagtgagtacacacattggaaacctttgtctcatttgcagagtcctgacatccaagaggccacgatcccagaagacaacactagggatcaggaactagacgtggagagctttgtcagttccccgaggtactcttttctcacctggaggggcagctccatcgctcatggaagtagaggaccttccttaggaggccaTGCAAGTTTTTGGGGGgtgaggtggttagtttagcaagaagccaagggtggagagaagctccaagcagcatggaggattgtttccatggagacaggtgtctccatgcccagcccgtgggcttcctgcaggcatctggctgtccactcctggaaacagggtgttgggctgcatgcctcattcatcttatcaagcagagctctttctaagcactcgtgttctgatctcatgtgtcttctttctttcttttcttagcgtccagaggccaagcaccgtgttgaggaggctgcaaaacaatgctgctgaccaagagccatcccttggagaggtcaggaagcctcaacatccttggaaggactgtgggttgggcgtgtgggtcccccgtgttggccaggagtagagagcatgtggaatggccccagtttttgatgctgccgggtgggcggccatcttctgacagtcgtttgcttaaagctatggtaaagggacagccatgcccttaacaacactgcatcccaatggtggcacggtgggggtgataggattaaagaagatggcccCAAGGAGATGGCGGCCATGGCCTTGACGTCCGGtccagatctcacagttaaaggtggagcatcctgttgctttaatggcaaccattgaaaaacagtgacaaataaatgaagaatgaataaaaatacaaaacaataagcaaactcaaccaaaccaaggagaaatgaactaaatggaaaggggaaagaactgggaaagaaagaggaaaggagaccccattttggcatgcttttgcacgtgcctttagtgtcctcactaaggagccgactgaaagcatgaagtggactggaagtggtcttttccagtcaccagagccatcggggccccagctgagtgagggagcgcaacatgtcttgggggggggggcggttgatgcctttcccctctgccatttgcatgagtgcgcgaaggcctgaaatcagcccgaccgacctcactgcgaggaaggcgggcacgagagaggagctctttcgcCATCTCTTCTGCCCACCTCCAGCCAGCAcacctgggctccaaagtggtttttaagaaaattgaaaatcaggaaagcgggaagagttgtgtccagaatgggacgatccccttccggcccacttcctgcgttcagctcacccggtgatgaccgctggaaggtgccaggctggccatTTCCCTTCTGAAGCCTAGGAAGCcaatgcgagggccagagcagccatttctccctcttctctccttcacagagttcttccttcccgggggccgagactccacccgccagcgtggaggacgaggggtcggaaggggactatgccaccagttcccccaggtacctttctcagctgaagggccgctccagggatcatagaggcggatcaccttccccGGGAGCCTTGGTtaattagacatgttcatggaggagaagccagttgaagactattacccatgacagccaaggaacctctgAATCtccagattctctctctctctctctctctctctctctctctctctctctctctctctgaataaacacactttgatgccacatgtaaccaggtctcaagtggttcacaaccaactaaataggtTGATCCACAAGGGCTCTTGGCATGCATtgatgttcttatgccatgtctctcctttctcctctcagagtccagaagccaaagaagtggctcatcaagaagatgatgatgaacacCTACacagtggaagactcgtcctccgcagaggtcagaaatgacccatttcatcatccattttttcatgtgaacgggctctaggttgtgtgtgtgtgtgtgtgtgtgtgtgccctgttccccagcaggagacagaacatggaatggttctagttctagatgctgcaggatgggagggattgtgattggtgggatgggaggaaatgcagctgaggcattggaaagggggcaaaaatgtggtgaaaggcttttcttctgggcagagatgccaaatgccttttctaccaagaggcacgtcttattttagagccggatgtcttcccaactgtcccttgggcttggttcctctcagaagcctcgcaaggtcaacgcaagccctggaacgctcccatttctcttctctctcctccccagtgctcctctacggacgaggacgacacgatgcatgaGATCAGCAGCATtgaggacgaggtgtgggactctccaccgACCCCCAGTttggccaggtaggtaccctcctctcagctgaagggccttaggagccagtagggagctgggggaggagagctggtcttgtggtagcaagcatggcttgtccccatagctaagcagggtctgccttggttacatatgaatgggagacttgatgtgtgagcactggaagagattcccctaaggggatgaagccgctctgggaagagcagaaggtttcaagttccctccctggcagcatctccaagatagggatgagagagattgctgcctgtaaccttggagaagccgctgccagtctgtgaagacaatactgagctagatagaccgatggtctgactcagtatatggcagttccctatgttccctatgttcctatggggggcttttagcacagtaagcagaaggctgcaggggacaggggcagctcccccatgtctgagccccacagagggatgtttcctccaccttcctccctgaggactctggagggggagttcacccaaggaagccgattgacagcaggtgcaagacagacaccagcaagtctattgctggctattagcagagggagctccgagacccccatgctgttggcatgagcgggtgttggggagaaggagcaggggagggctcctgtctcgaagCCCcttttgaacacttcccagggcttctcagtggggaacgaaaggctggacttgggagatctctggcctgatgaagttcccctgccagccacctcccaagggaggcgagatccttgcttagcatctctttgggtgcccgtgttcttcttcagctggctgccatctccaacaggacagttcttggagcagcttttctctctcctctcctctctcaggaacatcgacgaagaggaaagaagaggacagctggccccagattggttctcctcggtccatctgggagaggtaaggggcgcaAACCAAGAGTGACTtccctccacccctctgcccctcctttcctgcactacacaggatggcggcttggatggcagtcactgttcacacgggaggtggggacttgccctttccccttgtggatgtctttcccttgcagttgacctcatgcaccctgagccagaggcagcaccctccaggccaagatgtgggtgcagacacccatggcactggcctggccctggggattctcctgacccataaccgtccctcggactgtgtgctgaggcctgaccctcctcttctcctcaggggagagcaacaaagatcgGGGACATCATCCGGTGCGTAGAGTATGCCAgcgaggtggaggagaggttccccaaactcctggtgggcctggtcaacaagatcctcaccggcctgcagaacaccaccgagggagtcgggaatcgagacagccaagacctgcctcctcagtacgtcatggcggtggggaaagcggggccagcaagtcctccttccagcactctgggaggacaggctagggtcatttctcccatgtcccactctgatgggcgaggagcatttctggcctgttggggtgactctggcacggtggccccttccctcagctccacaggggagaccccagaatttgcagccctcttggctctgcagagagcctaaAAATgtgtctgcagtgttaaaaaaccagctgtggggaaagtcacttcacccctgtggtctccctcccatggtccaacacagtccctccacccttgacactacaccaccccgcaaggagacacacactttggtgacagcaaccttctcttctctgcagggagaccgcgcagattgtccggaccctgctggagagggtggcacaggtgaccccggagaagacctgctgggaatccctgtgctctccgcagagctgcctccagggtgtggccctcttggtgaggtaagtaggagtgaataggagatatctcaggaggcctgggggctggtgtggtttgggtcaggtctgctctttctggaccttccgcccaggactcagcagggtcttttggtgttttgcagggctctcctccagacacggtcctccacagtggccaggctgaaggcatacctggcttccctcttcagcctggacaaagatccagaagagcattccctcacagaggtggccttctttgtggaggtgagcagcgtcttcctcagggtgggcttccctgagaggagggtctggccccagaggctgatggatgttttcctcctttccctcttttagctgctcctgaaagaccaagactttgctgccttagagaagacctggacgctcctggtagcgtggctagtccaccccagccagaacatccgctacctgagcaaaaggggacttctccaaatttatggcaccctgaaggcggtgagtgacatccctaggcatggagcatccctaggcatggagactcctctctttggggagcccttcctgaggctggtgctcctaggcatccccaggtgtgatggggagatttctccagttgggtggattcagtctgtggaacccttgccacaggacgaaggagaaatgcttaagggaaggcacaggaatgcatctctcagtaggagcctgattccccacgtgctccaatgccgcatTCTCCCCGCTCTTTAtgcctctgggatggcttgagtcatctcctccccaaggcagtggatggtggccaagcagcatcaaacacggacagctctgtggtgcgtTTAGCAGCgggtggactagcatgtgttttcaaggatccaccttttccctccctaggccaagaaaccccaggattttagtgccgggatcctgggagggctcaggacctccagtctgaaagccactttgggggtcctggccttcatggagcagctgaggcactgtccatcagaacaccaggccacggtgaatgctgtcctggctgccctgtgccgccctctcttccaccacgtgagtacttgcacgccagcctTCCCCCCCAGCACTATGAGGGcaggccaacctgcaggttccgactgggttggagaagggaaaccagacacccccttgagacctcttgcaagagacccatgcaagctcttcttcatggtgatggaggtgaggagttcctccctgccaacgACAACCCCTGTTTTTTTGTAGGAGGaagctaagatccgaagggcagccatgaagacccatctggatctcctgcagcaccaccaccaccatcatgagggtacagaggagaacatcacgaccctcatcgcggtgctgatgcatgtggaggatgaggacctggaggtagcacaggtgagagcccacttcttcctgccacccctacgaaggtgtttaggcttccccaaatccagccgcccagtggcaggccccagagttagcctcatggggtggtgaatccacgagctgtcctgctgtggtttggcccatccaggccctaTTCCCTGAAGCCctctaagaggtttcttggaatcccttggcagcctttttcactcccattccgttctttcttttggcaggctgcgaaggacaatctgagcctcctggcggaagccctcctatggcacctggagggcaggctgctggcgcgggactcttacagcctgcaggagctgctccacaagatcgccaagcgtctggtaagggcagccccttcCTGTCCATCCCTcagctcaaatggctcaaggacctttgggcaatgctttgctcactcgggatttgtctttgctcttgatcccagattcggcagctcggcacagaggacgccgtggagatggaggccaccaagatcctgggcttcttccgcagcgagcagccttcagtgaggagaacggctgccctgctgatcggtaagcgaaacaagacttttgggtctcccttagtgggtcgtcttggtgggcaaaggttcattctcttggaaggcactgccagaagggtgtggaggggcaggagctgttccctccccaggaggactggcccagtgagcgttagcgaggtctcttggcttaatttccttccaaggtgacgtaagagtccctggaggaatggctcaatctgtcagtcccagagggagcagagaggggaggacttcctctcctgaatgatcggaAATGGGCTGTCCATGCGCAGTGTCCTGAACTGtgttcccatttccttccacccttgtttttaggtcacctggtccacaaaaagggcagcatcctcactgaagggaacatagagaccttccatgctggtaagtgccggtttctgggtgggaaggggcagtttctgtgaggggagaggcctaggtttagggaccacagagctggaatgggccacctgtcccctcaaatggaaggtcccgcttgcatcctcagggatgctcagcagtagggtttcccagagtgcaggggagaaagagtcaggacttgctccctcttggtgtggaatggtggggcttggcgaaggatggggtgatctcttcatgccactTCTGAAGtgtctccttcatccctccagcgctggagagcttgcttggcgaccatgaccccgaggtcgggagagttgcctgcaagacagagaagattgtgaagaaggccttttccctccactcccggcacgggctgcgggctgccgttcggcgcttgtgggcgggctgtaagaagaagagacacccgccagagtacggtgatctctccacctgaccgactggtgagtagaccaaggcagggcttcacttgaaggggcctcGATGGTTAGGGAggaggctggggctgcaggaagggtgggcaggaatcttgGCAGCCATCCCTCAtgttggaatgccatcttcggACCTTGTGGCCGGTTGTAcaagtagcccaagggaaagaggaaatctctctcttccctctgggaaatgaggacacggatattctgccaggagtccctggtgctgggtggtgtcatgggggagagtgtgagaagacccccaatctctgaaccaatgtccttctctctttccaggaacaacagccccgtgctctccccttgaagatcagcagctgaagggaggttcaggaaagaccgtgcagcgcaggggcctcccagaagacctcctccaaccgcgtggacacaagatctgtccacaagaagacatccagcagggaagtgcagttctgtctgaggagtgagggggaagcaggctccactcccctggcccaaggaagccccgcctctggggtgcagaagctcCTCCCCtagcttctgctggcaggctgtgggaggaggctacagcaccaccctgcccccaagtggccctttggaaccattcttgggcttcccttgggtccggggaggctgtgtggccccagcaggagggcaaggtcaccgcctccctccattcccaccagctggccagggagcgccccctcctccttccgcctttctccccttccccagcggcctggcttcccctggcaggggaagcaccatccaggcatccgccccctcccctgccgagggtgtgctcctccccccctccactcccgcagccatgcctcactcccccctccgctccctcctcatTCCTCCtcaaaccggtgcagcagcagaggagcccgggagactctgggggccccctgcagccccagtagcgccccctggtgctgcccggtggcaggccagag contains:
- the LOC128333205 gene encoding uncharacterized protein LOC128333205, which translates into the protein MMMNTYTVEDSSSAECSSTDEDDTMHEISSIEDEVWDSPPTPSLARNIDEEERRGQLAPDWFSSVHLGEGRATKIGDIIRCVEYASEVEERFPKLLVGLVNKILTGLQNTTEGVGNRDSQDLPPQETAQIVRTLLERVAQVTPEKTCWESLCSPQSCLQGVALLVRALLQTRSSTVARLKAYLASLFSLDKDPEEHSLTEVAFFVELLLKDQDFAALEKTWTLLVAWLVHPSQNIRYLSKRGLLQIYGTLKAAKKPQDFSAGILGGLRTSSLKATLGVLAFMEQLRHCPSEHQATVNAVLAALCRPLFHHEEAKIRRAAMKTHLDLLQHHHHHHEGTEENITTLIAVLMHVEDEDLEVAQAAKDNLSLLAEALLWHLEGRLLARDSYSLQELLHKIAKRLIRQLGTEDAVEMEATKILGFFRSEQPSVRRTAALLIGHLVHKKGSILTEGNIETFHAALESLLGDHDPEVGRVACKTEKIVKKAFSLHSRHGLRAAVRRLWAGCKKKRHPPEYGDLST